The Castanea sativa cultivar Marrone di Chiusa Pesio chromosome 11, ASM4071231v1 genome contains a region encoding:
- the LOC142615837 gene encoding uncharacterized protein LOC142615837 isoform X2, with translation MFEFFEDLEEFCHHRLTILAVIPSQLHFFLEGAQISRLATEKEFCTFDCCHLHYHCTLRYKLGMEQFRQIGEVLGSLKTLMVFRDNIQINSRQCSLLLDIFSFAYESIAEEMRQNLRFEEKHMKWKVLERPLRELQKIFKEGEAYIKQCLEIKDWWAKAITLYQNTDCIEFHIHNLLSCIPIVIEAIEIAGELSGWDQDDIQRKKLVHSNKYKGEYKDLKLFQWKFGKQYLIAHDFCNRIDTVWKEDRWMLLNKIQEKKALGATKYDKQLINLLFRNLDGSEPLNGKLLPTSILVGSKDYMVRRRLGGGSQYKEILWLGESFAIRHFFGNIEPHIPEISSLLSLSHPNIMNYFCGFTDEEKKECFLVMELMNKDLSNYIKEISGPRKRNPFSLAVALDLMLQIARGMEYLHSKKIYHGDLNPSNILVKARATSTEGFFHAKLSGFGLSYIKNGIQKSSSNQCGTGTLPFIWYAPEVLEEQEQTGSVENSKYTEKSDVYSFGMVCFELLTGKVPFEDSHLQGDKMSRNIRAGERPLFPFYAPKYLTNLTKRCWHTDPNQRPSFSSICRILRYTKRFLALNPDYNSQPDPPMPLVDYCDIETGLSRKLSFWGSSDPLPITQIPFQMFVYRIEEKKRTNTSLKDNSESGSDGASACGDENVTIMDDPIFLPANERKALASPDNKKTLMSRKSLDLKANKQAGTPKGRSVRPPQLSPCGRSMRMSSEGQLMVISPTMMSPRMRRSSSGHAASDSELP, from the exons ATGTTCGAATTTTTTGAGGATTTAGAGGAATTTTGTCATCATCGATTAACCATTTTGGCGGTGATACCTTCACAGCTACACTTTTTCTTAGAAGGAGCTCAAATTTCTCGGCTTGCCACCGAGAAAGAATTTTGCACATTTGATTGTTGTCATCTCCATTACCATTGCACATTACGATACAAACTG GGGATGGAGCAATTTCGACAGATTGGGGAGGTACTAGGGAGCTTGAAAACTCTAATGGTTTTCAGAGACAATATCCAAATCAACTCGAGGCAGTGCAGTTTGTTGCTTGATATCTTCAGTTTCGCATATGAATCAATAGCAGAGGAGATGAGACAAAACTTGAGGTTTGAAGAAAAGCACATGAAATGGAAAGTCCTTGAGCGGCCTTTGAGGGAACTCCAAAAGATATTCAAGGAAGGAGAAGCCTATATTAAGCAGTGCTTGGAAATCAAGGATTGGTGGGCTAAAGCCATTACCCTCTATCAGAACACTGACTGCATTGAGTTTCACATCCACAACTTGCTTAGCTGTATTCCAATTGTCATCGAAGCAATTGAGATTGCAGGAGAGTTGTCTGGTTGGGATCAGGATGATATTCAAAGGAAGAAACTTGTGCACTCGAACAAGTACAAAGGAGAATATAAAGATTTGAAACTTTTCCAATGGAAATTCGGAAAGCAATACCTCATTGCTCATGATTTTTGCAATCGAATTGACACAGTTTGGAAGGAAGATAGATGGATGCTTCTAAACAAAATCCAGGAAAAGAAAGCTTTGGGTGCAACAAAGTACGACAAGCAACTCATTAATCTCCTTTTCAGAAACTTAGATGGATCAGAGCCTCTGAATGGAAAACTCTTGCCAACTTCAATCCTTGTAGGGTCTAAGGATTACATGGTGAGGCGGCGGTTAGGGGGTGGCAGTCAGTACAAGGAGATCCTATGGTTGGGAGAAAGCTTTGCCATAAGACACTTTTTCGGGAATATTGAACCTCATATTCCAGAGATTTCTTCATTATTGTCTCTTTCCCACCCAAATATAATGAACTATTTTTGTGGCTTTACAGACGAGGAAAAGAAAGAGTGTTTTCTGGTTATGGAACTCATGAACAAAGACCTCTCCAATTACATCAAAGAGATTTCTGGCCCAAGAAAGCGGAATCCATTTTCTCTTGCTGTTGCACTTGATCTTATGCTTCAAATTGCAAGAGGAATGGAATATCTTCACTCAAAGAAAATTTACCATGGAGATTTGAATCCTTCTAACATTCTTGTCAAAGCAAGAGCCACCTCAACAGAAGGTTTCTTTCATGCTAAGCTTTCAGGGTTTGGACTATCCTATATTAAAAATGGCATCCAAAAGAGCTCTTCAAATCAATGTGGAACTGGAACCCTCCCATTCATTTGGTACGCGCCTGAAGTTCTGGAAGAGCAAGAACAGACAGGAAGTGTTGAGAATTCCAAGTACACAGAAAAGTCTGATGTATACAGTTTTGGAATGGTTTGCTTTGAACTTTTAACCGGGAAAGTTCCTTTTGAGGATAGCCATCTTCAAGGAGACAAAATGAGTCGAAACATTAGGGCAGGGGAGAGGCCACTTTTTCCATTCTATGCACCAAAATATCTGACCAATTTGACAAAGAGATGTTGGCATACTGATCCAAATCAAAGGCCAAGCTTCTCATCCATTTGTAGGATTCTTCGCTACACAAAACGGTTCCTAGCTTTGAATCCTGATTACAATAGCCAGCCTGACCCACCAATGCCATTGGTAGATTACTGTGACATTGAGACAGGGCTTTCGAGGAAACTCTCTTTCTGGGGGAGTTCTGATCCATTGCCTATAACACAGATCCCATTTCAGATGTTTGTTTATAGAATtgaggagaaaaagagaacaaatacAAGCCTAAAAGATAATTCAGAATCAGGAAGTGATGGAGCATCAGCTTGTGGGGATGAAAATGTGACCATAATGGATGATCCAATATTCTTGCCGGCAAATGAAAGGAAGGCTTTAGCTTCACCTGATAACAAGAAAACCTTAATGTCAAGGAAATCTTTAGATTTGAAGGCAAACAAACAAGCAG GAACACCAAAAGGACGATCAGTAAGGCCTCCACAACTTTCTCCTTGTGGGCGTAGTATGAGAATGAGTTCAGAGGGCCAGCTGATGGTGATTAGTCCAACAATGATGAGTCCAAGAATGCGTAGATCATCATCTGGTCATGCTGCCTCAGATTCCGAACTCCCATAG
- the LOC142615837 gene encoding uncharacterized protein LOC142615837 isoform X1 yields MFEFFEDLEEFCHHRLTILAVIPSQLHFFLEGAQISRLATEKEFCTFDCCHLHYHCTLRYKLFDQGMEQFRQIGEVLGSLKTLMVFRDNIQINSRQCSLLLDIFSFAYESIAEEMRQNLRFEEKHMKWKVLERPLRELQKIFKEGEAYIKQCLEIKDWWAKAITLYQNTDCIEFHIHNLLSCIPIVIEAIEIAGELSGWDQDDIQRKKLVHSNKYKGEYKDLKLFQWKFGKQYLIAHDFCNRIDTVWKEDRWMLLNKIQEKKALGATKYDKQLINLLFRNLDGSEPLNGKLLPTSILVGSKDYMVRRRLGGGSQYKEILWLGESFAIRHFFGNIEPHIPEISSLLSLSHPNIMNYFCGFTDEEKKECFLVMELMNKDLSNYIKEISGPRKRNPFSLAVALDLMLQIARGMEYLHSKKIYHGDLNPSNILVKARATSTEGFFHAKLSGFGLSYIKNGIQKSSSNQCGTGTLPFIWYAPEVLEEQEQTGSVENSKYTEKSDVYSFGMVCFELLTGKVPFEDSHLQGDKMSRNIRAGERPLFPFYAPKYLTNLTKRCWHTDPNQRPSFSSICRILRYTKRFLALNPDYNSQPDPPMPLVDYCDIETGLSRKLSFWGSSDPLPITQIPFQMFVYRIEEKKRTNTSLKDNSESGSDGASACGDENVTIMDDPIFLPANERKALASPDNKKTLMSRKSLDLKANKQAGTPKGRSVRPPQLSPCGRSMRMSSEGQLMVISPTMMSPRMRRSSSGHAASDSELP; encoded by the exons ATGTTCGAATTTTTTGAGGATTTAGAGGAATTTTGTCATCATCGATTAACCATTTTGGCGGTGATACCTTCACAGCTACACTTTTTCTTAGAAGGAGCTCAAATTTCTCGGCTTGCCACCGAGAAAGAATTTTGCACATTTGATTGTTGTCATCTCCATTACCATTGCACATTACGATACAAACTG TTTGATCAGGGGATGGAGCAATTTCGACAGATTGGGGAGGTACTAGGGAGCTTGAAAACTCTAATGGTTTTCAGAGACAATATCCAAATCAACTCGAGGCAGTGCAGTTTGTTGCTTGATATCTTCAGTTTCGCATATGAATCAATAGCAGAGGAGATGAGACAAAACTTGAGGTTTGAAGAAAAGCACATGAAATGGAAAGTCCTTGAGCGGCCTTTGAGGGAACTCCAAAAGATATTCAAGGAAGGAGAAGCCTATATTAAGCAGTGCTTGGAAATCAAGGATTGGTGGGCTAAAGCCATTACCCTCTATCAGAACACTGACTGCATTGAGTTTCACATCCACAACTTGCTTAGCTGTATTCCAATTGTCATCGAAGCAATTGAGATTGCAGGAGAGTTGTCTGGTTGGGATCAGGATGATATTCAAAGGAAGAAACTTGTGCACTCGAACAAGTACAAAGGAGAATATAAAGATTTGAAACTTTTCCAATGGAAATTCGGAAAGCAATACCTCATTGCTCATGATTTTTGCAATCGAATTGACACAGTTTGGAAGGAAGATAGATGGATGCTTCTAAACAAAATCCAGGAAAAGAAAGCTTTGGGTGCAACAAAGTACGACAAGCAACTCATTAATCTCCTTTTCAGAAACTTAGATGGATCAGAGCCTCTGAATGGAAAACTCTTGCCAACTTCAATCCTTGTAGGGTCTAAGGATTACATGGTGAGGCGGCGGTTAGGGGGTGGCAGTCAGTACAAGGAGATCCTATGGTTGGGAGAAAGCTTTGCCATAAGACACTTTTTCGGGAATATTGAACCTCATATTCCAGAGATTTCTTCATTATTGTCTCTTTCCCACCCAAATATAATGAACTATTTTTGTGGCTTTACAGACGAGGAAAAGAAAGAGTGTTTTCTGGTTATGGAACTCATGAACAAAGACCTCTCCAATTACATCAAAGAGATTTCTGGCCCAAGAAAGCGGAATCCATTTTCTCTTGCTGTTGCACTTGATCTTATGCTTCAAATTGCAAGAGGAATGGAATATCTTCACTCAAAGAAAATTTACCATGGAGATTTGAATCCTTCTAACATTCTTGTCAAAGCAAGAGCCACCTCAACAGAAGGTTTCTTTCATGCTAAGCTTTCAGGGTTTGGACTATCCTATATTAAAAATGGCATCCAAAAGAGCTCTTCAAATCAATGTGGAACTGGAACCCTCCCATTCATTTGGTACGCGCCTGAAGTTCTGGAAGAGCAAGAACAGACAGGAAGTGTTGAGAATTCCAAGTACACAGAAAAGTCTGATGTATACAGTTTTGGAATGGTTTGCTTTGAACTTTTAACCGGGAAAGTTCCTTTTGAGGATAGCCATCTTCAAGGAGACAAAATGAGTCGAAACATTAGGGCAGGGGAGAGGCCACTTTTTCCATTCTATGCACCAAAATATCTGACCAATTTGACAAAGAGATGTTGGCATACTGATCCAAATCAAAGGCCAAGCTTCTCATCCATTTGTAGGATTCTTCGCTACACAAAACGGTTCCTAGCTTTGAATCCTGATTACAATAGCCAGCCTGACCCACCAATGCCATTGGTAGATTACTGTGACATTGAGACAGGGCTTTCGAGGAAACTCTCTTTCTGGGGGAGTTCTGATCCATTGCCTATAACACAGATCCCATTTCAGATGTTTGTTTATAGAATtgaggagaaaaagagaacaaatacAAGCCTAAAAGATAATTCAGAATCAGGAAGTGATGGAGCATCAGCTTGTGGGGATGAAAATGTGACCATAATGGATGATCCAATATTCTTGCCGGCAAATGAAAGGAAGGCTTTAGCTTCACCTGATAACAAGAAAACCTTAATGTCAAGGAAATCTTTAGATTTGAAGGCAAACAAACAAGCAG GAACACCAAAAGGACGATCAGTAAGGCCTCCACAACTTTCTCCTTGTGGGCGTAGTATGAGAATGAGTTCAGAGGGCCAGCTGATGGTGATTAGTCCAACAATGATGAGTCCAAGAATGCGTAGATCATCATCTGGTCATGCTGCCTCAGATTCCGAACTCCCATAG
- the LOC142615838 gene encoding protein SUPPRESSOR OF PHYA-105 1 isoform X2 has protein sequence MVCSDGMKRAAEEMAVNDAVGNEELKRKDFDPSLKPEGQNFLRSPVTCLSVRGEWLERSENDCLAALEGKDLNRCIASLDGSEPLTTSSTIDTGLVVEELTVGNYRNQNLDLVSSPSKAKQGQWQYLYQLASGSRSKGSQGDLASTGKDQVLLRVREELVTMNSDPRSLKLLSSKLLDPAPKGVFAYMRASEDKIISSNSLSTTPARLKALSTSSFSQLFVKKSLAGKGSICGAPEACSGFGGAIGDQNDEKLHDVTKVASSALLKLSANNGQSSMHRINRSGPEPFNDGISLREWLKPGRSKLNKAESVLIFRQIVEIVDFAHSQGVVLNDLWPSSFFILRSSRVKYTGSSTAVRELEGLMCQESFRKRPLEQEERAYLSLGAKQRRICEEMNSIKQQPYFMTNGGLSTKSMKETEISITGPEDSGHTELQSQNNSSCQNKYLATQQTIPITVHSYQNKSLAAQQYVSATVQSEEKWYTSPEDLNERGCTFSSNIYGLGVLFFELLCIFESSEAHSAVMLDLRHRILPPNFLSENPKEAGFCLWLLHPEPSSRPTTREILQSELIFGSQELHSGDDFSVSGSVEDGESEPLLHFLISLKEQKQNHASKLAEDIECLEEDIKLAERRHLIGTSTAFSWGQDEIPNVGKSGFLFLDAINSGVSSRSFSVSKLNEERLMRNISQLEDAYFSMRSQIQLRENAIAERSDKELLNNRERWTHVKNEHEKPSRNQKSIDRLGAFFEGLCKFCHYSKFEVCGTLRNGDLLNSANVTCSLSFDRDEDYLAAAGVSKKIKIFEFSALLDDSVDIHYPVVEMSNKSKLSCVCWNNYIKNYLASTDYDGVVQQDSIVTIWNPANVCCVQFSAYSTHLLAFGSADYKIYCYDLRHTRIPWCTLADHGKAVSYVKFLDSETLVSASTDNTLKLWDLNKTSSIGLSSTACSLTFVGHTNEKNFVGLSVLDGYIVCGSETNEVYSYYRSLPMPITSYKFGSTDPVSGNDIGDDKGQFVSSVCWGKKSNVVVAANSSGSMKLLQMV, from the exons ATGGTGTGTTCCGACGGTATGAAACGAGCTGCAGAGGAAATGGCTGTAAATGATGCAGTAGGAAATGAAGAActtaaaagaaaagattttgaTCCTTCCCTGAAACCAGAGGGTCAAAATTTCTTGAGATCACCAGTGACCTGCTTATCTGTGAGAGGTGAATGGCTGGAGAGATCAGAAAATGATTGTTTGGCTGCCTTGGAGGGGAAGGATTTAAATAGATGCATAGCTTCTTTAGATGGTTCTGAGCCTCTGACTACTAGTTCTACAATTGATACAGGGCTTGTTGTGGAAGAGTTAACAGTGGGAAATTATAGGAACCAAAATTTAGATTTAGTTAGTAGCCCCAGCAAAGCTAAGCAGGGCCAGTGGCAATATCTATATCAGTTAGCAAGTGGGTCTAGAAGTAAGGGTTCACAGGGTGATTTGGCTTCTACTGGCAAGGATCAAGTATTGTTGAGAGTCAGAGAAGAGTTAGTAACTATGAATTCTGACCCGAGGAGTCTGAAGCTTTTGTCGAGCAAGTTACTTGATCCTGCACCAAAGGGAGTTTTTGCATATATGAGGgctagtgaagacaagattATCTCAAGCAATTCACTATCTACTACTCCTGCTCGATTGAAAGCCTTGTCAACATCTAGCTTTTCTCAGCTATTTGTAAAGAAATCCTTGGCAGGAAAGGGATCTATCTGTGGAGCCCCAGAGGCTTGCAGTGGGTTTGGTGGTGCAATTGGGGACCAGAACGATGAAAAGTTGCATGATGTAACTAAGGTAGCTTCTAGTGCTTTATTAAAATTAAGTGCCAACAATGGTCAGTCTTCCATGCATAGAATTAATAGGTCTGGTCCTGAACCGTTCAATGATGGGATCAGCCTAAGGGAATGGCTTAAACCTGGGCGTAGTAAACTAAACAAAGCTGAAAGCGTGCTTATATTCAGGCAGATTGTGGAGATAGTGGATTTCGCACACTCTCAAGGAGTTGTCTTAAATGACTTATGGCCATCTAGTTTCTTTATACTGCGATCAAGTAGAGTTAAATACACTGGTTCCTCAACAGCTGTGAGAGAATTAGAGGGTTTGATGTGTCAAGAATCATTTCGGAAAAGGCCATTGGAACAAGAGGAGCGTGCCTACCTTAGTTTGGGTGCAAAGCAGCGAAGAATATGTGAGGAAATGAATTCTATTAAACAACAGCCTTACTTCATGACTAATGGTGGCTTAAGTACTAAATCAATGAAAGAGACTGAAATTTCAATCACTGGTCCAGAAGATTCAGGACACACTGAACTTCAGTCTCAAAACAATTCCAGTTGCCAAAATAAATATCTGGCTACACAGCAGACTATTCCTATAACTGTTCACAGCTACCAAAATAAATCACTGGCAGCACAGCAGTATGTTTCTGCAACTGTTCAGTCAGAAGAGAAGTGGTATACTAGTCCAGAGGATCTCAATGAGAGAGGTTGCACATTTTCATCAAACATCTATGGTCTTGGTGTCCTTTTTTTTGag TTGCTCTGCATTTTTGAATCAAGCGAGGCACATTCTGCAGTGATGTTGGATTTGCGCCATCGGATTCTTCCACCAAATTTTCTCTCAGAAAATCCCAAGGAGGCGGGCTTTTGTCTTTGGCTTCTTCATCCTGAACCTTCATCTCGTCCAACAACTAG GGAAATACTCCAGTCTGAACTGATATTTGGATCCCAAGAATTGCATTCTGGGGATGATTTCTCAGTATCTGGTTCTGTTGAGGATGGTGAATCAGAGCCATTACTTCATTTCCTAATTTCATTGAAAGAACAGAAACAGAATCATGCCTCCAAGTTAGCTGAAGATATAGAATGCTTAGAAGAAGATATTAAATTGGCTGAGAGAAGGCACTTAATAGGGACATCCACAGCTTTTTCTTGGGGACAGGATGAAATTCCTAATGTAGGGAAATCAGGGTTCCTTTTTCTAGATGCTATAAATTCAGGTGTGTCATCAAGATCGTTTTCAgtttcaaaattaaatgaagAAAGATTGATGAGAAATATCAGTCAGCTAGAGGATGCTTACTTCTCCATGAGATCCCAAATCCAGCTTAGAGAAAATGCCATTGCAGAACGCTCTGATAAAGAGTTGCTAAATAACCGAGAAAGGTGGACACATGTAAAAAATGAACATGAAAAACCAAGCAGAAACCAGAAAAGCATTGATCGGCTTGGAGCCTTTTTTGAAGGTTTATGCAAGTTTTGTCACTATAGCAAGTTTGAAGTTTGTGGGACATTAAGAAATGGAGATCTTCTCAACTCTGCAAATGTGACTTGCTCTTTAAGTTTTGACCGTGATGAGGACTACCTTGCAGCAGCCGGAGTATCaaagaaaatcaagatttttgagTTTTCTGCTCTTTTAGATGACTCTGTTGATATCCATTATCCTGTTGTTGAGATGTCAAATAAATCAAAGCTTAGCTGTGTTTGCTGGAACAACTACATCAAGAACTATCTGGCTTCAACAGATTATGATGGTGTGGTTCAG CAAGATTCTATTGTCACCATTTGGAACCCGGCCAATGTCTGCTGTGTTCAGTTCTCGGCTTACTCTACTCATCTATTGGCTTTTGGATCAGCTGATTACAAGATTTACTGCTATGATCTTCGGCATACAAGAATCCCTTGGTGCACATTAGCTGATCATGGGAAAGCTGTCAGCtatgtaaaatttttagattCAGAAACCCTTGTTTCTGCATCTACTGACAATACTTTGAAGCTTTGGGATCTAAATAAAACTAGCTCAATTGGGTTGTCCTCCACTGCTTGTAGCTTAACCTTTGTTGGTCATACTAATGAGAAG AATTTTGTCGGTTTGTCCGTTTTGGATGGATACATAGTATGTGGCTCAGAAACTAATGAG GTATACAGCTATTATAGATCTCTGCCAATGCCAATCACTTCTTACAAATTTGGATCAACTGATCCTGTTTCTGGAAATGATATTGGTGATGATAAGGGACAGTTTGTTTCTAGTGTCTGTTGGGGAAAAAAGTCCAACGTGGTTGTTGCTGCTAACTCAAGTGGAAGCATGAAACTATTGCAGATGGTGTGA
- the LOC142615838 gene encoding protein SUPPRESSOR OF PHYA-105 1 isoform X1 translates to MVCSDGMKRAAEEMAVNDAVGNEELKRKDFDPSLKPEGQNFLRSPVTCLSVRGEWLERSENDCLAALEGKDLNRCIASLDGSEPLTTSSTIDTGLVVEELTVGNYRNQNLDLVSSPSKAKQGQWQYLYQLASGSRSKGSQGDLASTGKDQVLLRVREELVTMNSDPRSLKLLSSKLLDPAPKGVFAYMRASEDKIISSNSLSTTPARLKALSTSSFSQLFVKKSLAGKGSICGAPEACSGFGGAIGDQNDEKLHDVTKVASSALLKLSANNGQSSMHRINRSGPEPFNDGISLREWLKPGRSKLNKAESVLIFRQIVEIVDFAHSQGVVLNDLWPSSFFILRSSRVKYTGSSTAVRELEGLMCQESFRKRPLEQEERAYLSLGAKQRRICEEMNSIKQQPYFMTNGGLSTKSMKETEISITGPEDSGHTELQSQNNSSCQNKYLATQQTIPITVHSYQNKSLAAQQYVSATVQSEEKWYTSPEDLNERGCTFSSNIYGLGVLFFELLCIFESSEAHSAVMLDLRHRILPPNFLSENPKEAGFCLWLLHPEPSSRPTTREILQSELIFGSQELHSGDDFSVSGSVEDGESEPLLHFLISLKEQKQNHASKLAEDIECLEEDIKLAERRHLIGTSTAFSWGQDEIPNVGKSGFLFLDAINSGVSSRSFSVSKLNEERLMRNISQLEDAYFSMRSQIQLRENAIAERSDKELLNNRERWTHVKNEHEKPSRNQKSIDRLGAFFEGLCKFCHYSKFEVCGTLRNGDLLNSANVTCSLSFDRDEDYLAAAGVSKKIKIFEFSALLDDSVDIHYPVVEMSNKSKLSCVCWNNYIKNYLASTDYDGVVQMWDAGTGQGFSQYMEHQKRAWSVDFSQSDPTKFASGSDDCSVKLWSINEQDSIVTIWNPANVCCVQFSAYSTHLLAFGSADYKIYCYDLRHTRIPWCTLADHGKAVSYVKFLDSETLVSASTDNTLKLWDLNKTSSIGLSSTACSLTFVGHTNEKNFVGLSVLDGYIVCGSETNEVYSYYRSLPMPITSYKFGSTDPVSGNDIGDDKGQFVSSVCWGKKSNVVVAANSSGSMKLLQMV, encoded by the exons ATGGTGTGTTCCGACGGTATGAAACGAGCTGCAGAGGAAATGGCTGTAAATGATGCAGTAGGAAATGAAGAActtaaaagaaaagattttgaTCCTTCCCTGAAACCAGAGGGTCAAAATTTCTTGAGATCACCAGTGACCTGCTTATCTGTGAGAGGTGAATGGCTGGAGAGATCAGAAAATGATTGTTTGGCTGCCTTGGAGGGGAAGGATTTAAATAGATGCATAGCTTCTTTAGATGGTTCTGAGCCTCTGACTACTAGTTCTACAATTGATACAGGGCTTGTTGTGGAAGAGTTAACAGTGGGAAATTATAGGAACCAAAATTTAGATTTAGTTAGTAGCCCCAGCAAAGCTAAGCAGGGCCAGTGGCAATATCTATATCAGTTAGCAAGTGGGTCTAGAAGTAAGGGTTCACAGGGTGATTTGGCTTCTACTGGCAAGGATCAAGTATTGTTGAGAGTCAGAGAAGAGTTAGTAACTATGAATTCTGACCCGAGGAGTCTGAAGCTTTTGTCGAGCAAGTTACTTGATCCTGCACCAAAGGGAGTTTTTGCATATATGAGGgctagtgaagacaagattATCTCAAGCAATTCACTATCTACTACTCCTGCTCGATTGAAAGCCTTGTCAACATCTAGCTTTTCTCAGCTATTTGTAAAGAAATCCTTGGCAGGAAAGGGATCTATCTGTGGAGCCCCAGAGGCTTGCAGTGGGTTTGGTGGTGCAATTGGGGACCAGAACGATGAAAAGTTGCATGATGTAACTAAGGTAGCTTCTAGTGCTTTATTAAAATTAAGTGCCAACAATGGTCAGTCTTCCATGCATAGAATTAATAGGTCTGGTCCTGAACCGTTCAATGATGGGATCAGCCTAAGGGAATGGCTTAAACCTGGGCGTAGTAAACTAAACAAAGCTGAAAGCGTGCTTATATTCAGGCAGATTGTGGAGATAGTGGATTTCGCACACTCTCAAGGAGTTGTCTTAAATGACTTATGGCCATCTAGTTTCTTTATACTGCGATCAAGTAGAGTTAAATACACTGGTTCCTCAACAGCTGTGAGAGAATTAGAGGGTTTGATGTGTCAAGAATCATTTCGGAAAAGGCCATTGGAACAAGAGGAGCGTGCCTACCTTAGTTTGGGTGCAAAGCAGCGAAGAATATGTGAGGAAATGAATTCTATTAAACAACAGCCTTACTTCATGACTAATGGTGGCTTAAGTACTAAATCAATGAAAGAGACTGAAATTTCAATCACTGGTCCAGAAGATTCAGGACACACTGAACTTCAGTCTCAAAACAATTCCAGTTGCCAAAATAAATATCTGGCTACACAGCAGACTATTCCTATAACTGTTCACAGCTACCAAAATAAATCACTGGCAGCACAGCAGTATGTTTCTGCAACTGTTCAGTCAGAAGAGAAGTGGTATACTAGTCCAGAGGATCTCAATGAGAGAGGTTGCACATTTTCATCAAACATCTATGGTCTTGGTGTCCTTTTTTTTGag TTGCTCTGCATTTTTGAATCAAGCGAGGCACATTCTGCAGTGATGTTGGATTTGCGCCATCGGATTCTTCCACCAAATTTTCTCTCAGAAAATCCCAAGGAGGCGGGCTTTTGTCTTTGGCTTCTTCATCCTGAACCTTCATCTCGTCCAACAACTAG GGAAATACTCCAGTCTGAACTGATATTTGGATCCCAAGAATTGCATTCTGGGGATGATTTCTCAGTATCTGGTTCTGTTGAGGATGGTGAATCAGAGCCATTACTTCATTTCCTAATTTCATTGAAAGAACAGAAACAGAATCATGCCTCCAAGTTAGCTGAAGATATAGAATGCTTAGAAGAAGATATTAAATTGGCTGAGAGAAGGCACTTAATAGGGACATCCACAGCTTTTTCTTGGGGACAGGATGAAATTCCTAATGTAGGGAAATCAGGGTTCCTTTTTCTAGATGCTATAAATTCAGGTGTGTCATCAAGATCGTTTTCAgtttcaaaattaaatgaagAAAGATTGATGAGAAATATCAGTCAGCTAGAGGATGCTTACTTCTCCATGAGATCCCAAATCCAGCTTAGAGAAAATGCCATTGCAGAACGCTCTGATAAAGAGTTGCTAAATAACCGAGAAAGGTGGACACATGTAAAAAATGAACATGAAAAACCAAGCAGAAACCAGAAAAGCATTGATCGGCTTGGAGCCTTTTTTGAAGGTTTATGCAAGTTTTGTCACTATAGCAAGTTTGAAGTTTGTGGGACATTAAGAAATGGAGATCTTCTCAACTCTGCAAATGTGACTTGCTCTTTAAGTTTTGACCGTGATGAGGACTACCTTGCAGCAGCCGGAGTATCaaagaaaatcaagatttttgagTTTTCTGCTCTTTTAGATGACTCTGTTGATATCCATTATCCTGTTGTTGAGATGTCAAATAAATCAAAGCTTAGCTGTGTTTGCTGGAACAACTACATCAAGAACTATCTGGCTTCAACAGATTATGATGGTGTGGTTCAG ATGTGGGATGCAGGCACTGGTCAAGGATTCTCTCAATACATGGAACACCAAAAGAGGGCTTGGTCTGTTGACTTTTCTCAATCTGACCCCACAAAGTTTGCAAGCGGAAGTGATGACTGTTCTGTGAAACTGTGGAGCATTAATGAG CAAGATTCTATTGTCACCATTTGGAACCCGGCCAATGTCTGCTGTGTTCAGTTCTCGGCTTACTCTACTCATCTATTGGCTTTTGGATCAGCTGATTACAAGATTTACTGCTATGATCTTCGGCATACAAGAATCCCTTGGTGCACATTAGCTGATCATGGGAAAGCTGTCAGCtatgtaaaatttttagattCAGAAACCCTTGTTTCTGCATCTACTGACAATACTTTGAAGCTTTGGGATCTAAATAAAACTAGCTCAATTGGGTTGTCCTCCACTGCTTGTAGCTTAACCTTTGTTGGTCATACTAATGAGAAG AATTTTGTCGGTTTGTCCGTTTTGGATGGATACATAGTATGTGGCTCAGAAACTAATGAG GTATACAGCTATTATAGATCTCTGCCAATGCCAATCACTTCTTACAAATTTGGATCAACTGATCCTGTTTCTGGAAATGATATTGGTGATGATAAGGGACAGTTTGTTTCTAGTGTCTGTTGGGGAAAAAAGTCCAACGTGGTTGTTGCTGCTAACTCAAGTGGAAGCATGAAACTATTGCAGATGGTGTGA